The following coding sequences lie in one Azospirillum humicireducens genomic window:
- a CDS encoding cold-shock protein yields the protein MAIGTVKFFNSTKGFGFIQPEDGTADVFVHISAVERAGIANLGEGQKLSFDAIRDPRRGKVAAENLRAL from the coding sequence ATGGCTATCGGTACCGTCAAGTTTTTCAATTCGACCAAGGGCTTTGGCTTCATTCAGCCGGAAGACGGCACGGCCGACGTGTTCGTCCACATCTCCGCGGTCGAGCGCGCCGGGATCGCCAACCTCGGTGAAGGCCAGAAGCTGTCCTTCGATGCAATTCGCGATCCGCGCCGTGGCAAGGTTGCGGCCGAGAACCTGCGCGCGCTCTGA
- a CDS encoding DUF6481 family protein, whose amino-acid sequence MLDGLPAGTTEFTKWMDMNGFKNAGLSERLSAAAGAKKALLEKFKAQPGVNDPVFAEREEARRAVRVAREAREAERNAARAARKAAEQEVLQAEQAELAAREALAVQELAEQAKRQVAMAAEAKAARDARYAARKARSR is encoded by the coding sequence TTGCTTGATGGCCTGCCTGCGGGCACGACCGAATTCACGAAATGGATGGATATGAACGGCTTCAAGAATGCTGGGCTTTCGGAGCGCCTGAGTGCGGCGGCCGGCGCGAAAAAGGCGCTTCTGGAAAAATTCAAGGCGCAACCCGGTGTGAACGATCCGGTTTTCGCCGAGCGCGAAGAGGCACGGCGGGCCGTCCGCGTCGCCCGTGAGGCCCGCGAGGCCGAACGCAATGCGGCGCGCGCAGCCCGCAAGGCCGCCGAACAGGAGGTGTTGCAGGCCGAACAGGCCGAACTGGCCGCCCGCGAGGCGCTGGCGGTTCAGGAATTGGCCGAACAGGCCAAGCGCCAGGTGGCAATGGCAGCGGAGGCGAAAGCCGCCCGCGACGCCCGCTATGCGGCACGTAAAGCCAGGAGCCGCTGA
- a CDS encoding primosomal protein N', translating to MPETGQPEGDFARETGDVPAKPQLRGPDRRVAVLLPLPLREAYDYRVPDGMELVPGDFVEVPLGPRRMIGVVWGPGGGTLDAGRLKAVVRRFDVPPMTEVGRRFVDWVAAYTMTPPGFVLRMAVSVPAALEPPKPMLAYLRKQGAEPPPGFKMTDPRKRILALLEDGPPRTPAELADEAGCGVTVVRGLAEAGLLEPVMLHPTRLGRPDWQRPGPTLSADQRAAADDLRERVASGRYSTVLLDGVTGSGKTEVYYEAISAALEQGKQALVLLPEIALSAQWLDRFARRFGAPPAEWHSELTGAQRRDTWRAVSKGEVPVVVGARSALFLPYPDLGVIIVDEEHDSAYKQEEGAIYHARDMAVARAHLGGLPIVLVSATPSLETKVNADSHRYARIALPARHGGAVLPDVELVDLRRDRPPARHWLAPSLRKALTDTLAGGEQAMLFLNRRGYAPLTLCRACGHRMQCPNCTAWLVEHRLARKLQCHHCGLQQPLPHACPECGEEGTMAACGPGVERIAEEVAELFPEARAAIMASDTLHGPRAIQEMVESIGRHELDIIIGTQVMAKGHHFPMLTLVGVVDADLGLNGGDLRAAERTYQLLHQVAGRAGRGERPGRVMLQTYMPEHPVMQALAAGDRDGFYQLEAEMRLEAGMPPFGRLAALIVSGEDPTLVERVAMALGRAAPRSDDVHVLGPAPAPLALLRGRHRRRLLLKAPRSTQVQPVIAEWLERVEIPPAIRVQIDVDPYSFL from the coding sequence GTGCCCGAAACAGGGCAACCCGAAGGCGATTTTGCGCGCGAAACCGGCGATGTGCCGGCAAAGCCGCAGCTTCGCGGCCCGGACCGCCGCGTCGCCGTTCTGCTGCCGCTGCCCTTGCGCGAGGCTTACGACTACCGCGTTCCGGACGGGATGGAGCTTGTCCCCGGTGACTTCGTCGAGGTGCCGCTGGGGCCGCGCCGGATGATCGGTGTCGTCTGGGGACCGGGCGGCGGGACGCTGGACGCCGGCCGGCTGAAGGCGGTGGTCCGCCGGTTCGACGTGCCGCCGATGACGGAGGTCGGGCGCCGCTTCGTCGACTGGGTCGCCGCCTACACCATGACGCCGCCGGGATTCGTCCTGCGCATGGCGGTCAGCGTGCCGGCGGCGCTGGAGCCGCCCAAGCCGATGCTGGCCTATCTGCGCAAGCAGGGGGCCGAGCCTCCGCCCGGTTTCAAGATGACCGATCCGCGCAAACGCATCCTGGCCTTGCTGGAGGATGGGCCTCCCCGCACGCCTGCCGAATTGGCCGACGAGGCCGGCTGCGGCGTCACCGTGGTGCGCGGGCTGGCGGAGGCCGGGCTGCTGGAGCCGGTGATGCTGCACCCGACGCGGCTCGGCCGGCCGGACTGGCAGCGTCCCGGCCCCACCCTGTCCGCCGACCAGCGGGCGGCGGCCGACGATCTGCGTGAACGGGTCGCGTCGGGCCGCTACTCCACCGTACTGCTCGACGGCGTCACCGGGTCGGGCAAGACGGAGGTGTATTACGAGGCGATCTCCGCGGCGTTGGAACAGGGCAAACAGGCGCTGGTGCTGCTGCCGGAGATCGCGCTGTCGGCGCAATGGCTCGACCGCTTCGCCCGCCGCTTCGGCGCGCCGCCGGCCGAATGGCATTCCGAACTGACCGGGGCGCAGCGGCGCGACACCTGGCGCGCGGTGTCGAAGGGAGAGGTGCCGGTGGTGGTCGGCGCACGCTCTGCCCTGTTCCTGCCCTATCCCGATTTGGGCGTCATCATCGTCGATGAGGAGCACGACTCCGCCTACAAGCAGGAGGAGGGGGCGATCTACCATGCCCGCGACATGGCGGTGGCGCGGGCGCATCTGGGCGGGCTGCCGATCGTGCTGGTCTCCGCCACGCCGTCGCTGGAGACCAAGGTCAACGCCGACAGCCACCGCTATGCCCGCATCGCCCTGCCGGCCCGCCATGGCGGTGCGGTGCTGCCCGATGTCGAGCTGGTCGACCTGCGGCGCGACCGTCCGCCCGCCCGGCACTGGTTGGCGCCCAGCCTGCGCAAGGCGCTGACCGACACGCTGGCCGGCGGCGAGCAGGCGATGCTGTTCCTGAACCGCCGCGGCTATGCCCCGCTGACCCTGTGCCGGGCCTGTGGCCACCGCATGCAATGCCCGAACTGCACGGCGTGGCTGGTCGAGCACCGGCTCGCCCGCAAGCTGCAATGCCATCATTGCGGCCTGCAGCAGCCCTTGCCCCATGCCTGCCCGGAGTGCGGCGAGGAAGGCACGATGGCCGCTTGCGGTCCCGGCGTGGAGCGCATCGCCGAGGAGGTGGCGGAGCTGTTCCCCGAGGCCCGCGCCGCCATCATGGCGTCCGACACCCTGCACGGCCCGCGCGCCATCCAGGAAATGGTGGAGAGCATCGGCCGGCACGAGCTGGACATCATCATCGGCACCCAGGTGATGGCGAAGGGCCACCATTTCCCGATGCTGACCCTGGTCGGGGTGGTCGATGCCGACCTTGGCCTCAACGGCGGCGATTTGCGGGCGGCGGAGCGCACCTATCAGCTGCTGCATCAGGTGGCCGGGCGTGCCGGGCGCGGCGAGCGGCCGGGACGGGTGATGCTGCAGACCTACATGCCCGAGCATCCGGTGATGCAGGCTCTGGCCGCCGGCGACCGCGACGGCTTCTACCAGCTGGAAGCGGAGATGCGGCTGGAGGCCGGCATGCCGCCCTTCGGCCGGCTGGCCGCACTGATCGTGTCGGGTGAGGATCCGACGCTGGTGGAGCGGGTGGCGATGGCGCTGGGCCGTGCCGCCCCGCGCAGCGACGACGTGCATGTGCTGGGGCCGGCACCGGCGCCGCTGGCCCTGCTGCGCGGGCGGCACCGCCGCCGCCTGCTGCTGAAGGCGCCGCGCAGCACCCAGGTGCA
- a CDS encoding methyltransferase domain-containing protein, with protein sequence MAWDPDAFATLDVLRRRPVIDLTAALPSSLAPRSVVDLGCGAGQLSRLLAARWPQADVLAVDQSRAMLRWAGDTPSSVRYLHADPAVWRPHWPTDLVISAGGLQHVAGHDRLFPELLQSLGPGGVLAVALPRPQDQDTHSLLLETAADGPWADRLDGVWPAAPLTGGRGYDAQDYYDWLSPEGASIELWETEYFHALDGDVPLVQWLHQAALAPVMDRLTGSELDGFLAAYRRRLEAAYPEHSSGNTLIPTKWLFVVVRV encoded by the coding sequence ATGGCATGGGACCCTGACGCCTTCGCGACGCTCGATGTCCTGCGCCGCCGTCCCGTCATCGACCTGACGGCGGCGCTTCCCTCCTCCCTCGCACCGCGCTCGGTCGTCGATCTCGGCTGCGGCGCCGGGCAACTGTCCCGGCTGCTGGCGGCGCGCTGGCCCCAGGCCGACGTGCTGGCGGTCGACCAGTCGCGGGCGATGCTGCGCTGGGCCGGCGACACTCCGTCATCGGTGCGCTATCTCCATGCCGATCCGGCGGTCTGGCGCCCGCACTGGCCGACGGATCTCGTCATCTCGGCCGGCGGGCTTCAGCATGTCGCCGGGCATGACCGGCTGTTTCCCGAACTGCTGCAATCGCTCGGCCCCGGCGGGGTGCTGGCCGTCGCCCTGCCCCGCCCGCAGGACCAGGACACCCACAGCCTGCTTCTGGAAACCGCCGCCGACGGCCCCTGGGCGGACCGGCTGGATGGGGTCTGGCCCGCGGCTCCGCTGACCGGGGGCCGGGGTTACGATGCCCAGGACTATTACGACTGGCTCAGCCCGGAAGGAGCGTCCATCGAGTTGTGGGAGACCGAGTATTTCCACGCCCTCGACGGCGACGTTCCGCTTGTGCAATGGCTGCATCAGGCGGCGCTGGCCCCGGTGATGGACCGCCTGACCGGTTCCGAACTCGACGGTTTCCTCGCCGCCTATCGCCGCCGCCTGGAGGCCGCCTATCCGGAGCATTCCAGCGGCAACACGCTGATCCCGACCAAATGGCTGTTCGTGGTGGTGCGGGTGTAG
- the lpdA gene encoding dihydrolipoyl dehydrogenase, translating to MAESTFDVVVIGGGPGGYVCAIRAAQLGFKVACVEKRGTLGGTCLNVGCIPSKALLAASEKFEEAAHGLAKFGIKVGGVELDLPGMLAHKDKVVKDNVGGIEFLFKKNKVTWLKGAGKISAPNTVEVDGVGTITASKAIVIATGSDVTPLPGIAIDEKRVVSSTGALSLPEVPKHLVVIGGGVIGLELGSVWGRLGAKVTVVEYLDRVLPTMDNELSKQAQRIFAKQGMDFKLSTKVTGASMTETGVALTVEPAAGGAAQTIEADTVLVAIGRRPYTEGLGLEAVGVELDRGRVKIDHHFQTNVPGIYAIGDVVEGPMLAHKAEEEGVALAEQLAGQKSHVNHDLVPGVVYTWPEVAAVGKTEEQLKAAGVAYKTGKFPFTANGRARAGGNTDGFVKILSDASTDQVLGVHMIGPNVSEMIGELVLAMEFSASAEDVARTCHAHPTLSEAVKEAALAVDGRPLHI from the coding sequence ATGGCTGAAAGCACTTTTGACGTCGTTGTGATCGGCGGCGGTCCCGGCGGGTATGTCTGCGCGATCCGCGCGGCGCAGCTCGGCTTCAAGGTCGCCTGCGTGGAGAAGCGCGGGACGCTGGGCGGCACCTGCCTGAATGTCGGCTGCATCCCGTCCAAGGCTCTGCTGGCGGCGTCGGAGAAGTTCGAGGAAGCGGCCCACGGCCTCGCCAAGTTCGGCATCAAGGTCGGCGGCGTCGAGCTGGACCTGCCGGGCATGCTGGCCCACAAGGACAAGGTCGTTAAGGACAATGTCGGCGGCATCGAGTTCCTGTTCAAGAAGAACAAGGTCACCTGGCTGAAGGGTGCGGGCAAGATCTCCGCCCCGAACACCGTCGAGGTCGATGGCGTCGGCACCATCACCGCGTCGAAGGCGATCGTCATCGCCACCGGTTCGGACGTGACCCCGCTGCCGGGCATCGCCATCGACGAGAAGCGCGTGGTGTCCTCCACCGGCGCCCTGTCGCTGCCGGAGGTGCCGAAGCATCTGGTCGTCATCGGCGGCGGCGTGATCGGGCTGGAGCTGGGCTCCGTCTGGGGCCGGCTGGGCGCCAAGGTGACGGTGGTCGAGTATCTCGACCGCGTGCTGCCGACCATGGACAACGAGCTGTCCAAGCAGGCCCAGCGCATTTTCGCCAAGCAGGGCATGGACTTCAAGCTGAGCACCAAGGTGACCGGCGCGTCGATGACCGAAACCGGCGTGGCCCTGACGGTCGAGCCCGCCGCCGGCGGCGCGGCGCAGACCATCGAGGCCGACACCGTCCTGGTCGCCATCGGCCGCCGTCCCTACACCGAGGGCCTCGGGCTGGAGGCGGTGGGCGTCGAGCTGGACCGCGGGCGCGTCAAGATCGACCATCATTTCCAAACCAACGTGCCGGGCATCTACGCCATCGGCGACGTGGTGGAAGGCCCGATGCTGGCCCACAAGGCCGAGGAAGAGGGTGTGGCGCTGGCCGAGCAGCTGGCCGGCCAGAAGAGCCACGTCAACCACGACCTGGTTCCCGGCGTCGTCTACACCTGGCCGGAAGTCGCCGCCGTCGGCAAGACCGAGGAGCAGCTGAAGGCCGCGGGCGTCGCCTACAAGACCGGCAAGTTCCCCTTCACCGCCAACGGCCGCGCCCGTGCCGGCGGCAACACCGACGGTTTCGTGAAGATCCTGTCGGATGCCTCCACCGACCAGGTGCTGGGCGTCCACATGATCGGCCCGAACGTGTCGGAGATGATCGGCGAACTGGTGCTGGCCATGGAGTTCAGCGCGTCCGCCGAAGACGTCGCCCGCACCTGCCACGCCCACCCGACTTTGTCGGAAGCGGTCAAGGAAGCGGCGTTGGCGGTGGACGGGCGTCCGCTGCATATCTGA
- a CDS encoding DUF484 family protein, translating into MADRGREPGHSPHRTSTLSSEDVRAYLRSHPDFLAQNADLVHHLTPPSLDRGRGVVDLQAFMVDRLRAEVRTLKDQQRELIGTSRANLNSQNRIHAAVLFLLDAQSFEQLIQTITTDLAVLLDLDVACLVIESNGSDIPHVHRSGVRVVEPGAIADRLGRADVVLNTDIQGDPEIYGPGAGLVRSEALIRIQVSSETPDGLLAFGSREPDTFHSGQGTELVGFLARVIERVIRGWLELPA; encoded by the coding sequence ATGGCCGACAGGGGCCGCGAACCGGGTCACAGCCCGCACCGGACGTCGACACTCTCTTCGGAGGATGTGCGCGCCTATCTGCGGAGCCACCCGGACTTCCTGGCCCAGAACGCCGATCTGGTCCACCACCTGACCCCGCCGTCGCTCGACCGCGGGCGGGGGGTGGTGGACCTCCAGGCCTTCATGGTCGACCGGCTGCGCGCCGAGGTCCGCACCCTCAAGGACCAGCAGCGCGAGCTGATCGGCACCAGCCGGGCCAACCTGAACAGCCAGAACCGCATCCATGCCGCCGTCCTGTTCCTGCTCGATGCCCAGAGCTTCGAGCAGCTGATCCAGACCATCACCACCGACCTCGCGGTCCTGCTCGACCTCGATGTCGCCTGTCTGGTCATCGAATCCAACGGCAGCGACATCCCCCATGTCCACCGCTCCGGCGTGCGGGTGGTGGAACCGGGCGCCATCGCCGACCGGCTGGGCCGCGCCGACGTGGTGCTGAACACCGACATCCAGGGCGATCCCGAGATCTACGGCCCCGGCGCCGGCCTCGTCCGGTCGGAGGCGCTGATCCGCATCCAGGTCTCCAGCGAGACGCCCGACGGGCTGCTCGCCTTCGGCAGCCGCGAACCCGACACCTTTCACAGCGGCCAGGGCACCGAACTGGTCGGTTTCCTCGCCCGCGTGATCGAGCGGGTGATCCGCGGCTGGCTGGAACTGCCGGCGTGA
- the fsa gene encoding fructose-6-phosphate aldolase codes for MKFFVDTADIAEIRDLADTGLLDGVTTNPSLIAKSGRQFLDLVAEICDVVNGPVSAEVASTDFETMLAEAHKIAKISHRVAVKVPLTPAGLKVCKIISSEGTMVNVTLCFSPAQAILAAKAGASFVSPFVGRLDDIGQDGMGIIKDICEIYNNYDAFKTEVLVASIRNPMHIVKAARLGAHVVTAPASVLKQLFNHPLTDKGLSQFVEDWKKTGQSIL; via the coding sequence ATGAAGTTCTTCGTCGACACCGCCGACATCGCCGAGATCCGCGATCTGGCCGATACCGGTCTGCTGGACGGTGTTACCACCAACCCCTCCCTGATCGCCAAGTCCGGCCGTCAATTCCTCGACCTCGTGGCCGAGATTTGCGACGTCGTCAACGGTCCGGTCAGCGCCGAGGTGGCGTCCACCGACTTCGAAACCATGCTCGCCGAGGCCCACAAGATCGCCAAGATCTCCCACCGCGTCGCGGTGAAGGTGCCGCTGACCCCGGCCGGCCTGAAGGTCTGCAAGATCATCTCGTCCGAAGGGACGATGGTCAACGTCACGCTGTGCTTCTCCCCCGCCCAGGCGATCCTGGCGGCCAAGGCCGGCGCCAGCTTCGTGTCGCCCTTCGTCGGCCGGCTGGACGACATCGGCCAGGACGGCATGGGCATCATCAAGGACATCTGCGAGATCTATAACAATTACGACGCCTTCAAGACCGAGGTTCTGGTCGCCTCGATCCGCAACCCGATGCACATCGTCAAGGCCGCCCGCCTGGGCGCCCATGTCGTGACCGCCCCGGCGTCGGTGCTGAAGCAGCTGTTCAACCACCCGCTGACCGACAAGGGTCTCTCCCAGTTCGTCGAGGACTGGAAGAAGACCGGCCAGTCGATCCTGTAA
- a CDS encoding tyrosine recombinase XerC: MTDPVPGTPSLGFSAKPDVQDVLAHWRRWMESEKAVSRHTLSAYTADVGEFLRFLTEFRGGSPPSLNDLGDLKAADFRAWMSRLAMDGLVGASRARKLAAVRNLFRWLDRSGRLHNPAVATLATPKVKRPAPRPLTVIDADRLLEEAERDREEPWIGKRDRALFTLLYGCGLRISEALGLARKDAPLGDTLRVTGKGRKDRMIPVLPAVTEAVRAYLDSCPFTLVPDGPLFVGTRGGRLNASVAQHQMQKLRTLMGMPDSATPHALRHSFATHLLADGGDLRAIQDLLGHASLSTTQRYTDVENEQLMNVYRNAHPRARKG; the protein is encoded by the coding sequence GTGACCGACCCTGTTCCCGGCACGCCAAGTTTGGGTTTTTCCGCCAAGCCGGACGTCCAGGACGTGCTCGCCCACTGGCGGCGCTGGATGGAAAGCGAAAAGGCGGTCTCCCGCCACACCCTGTCGGCCTACACCGCCGATGTGGGCGAGTTCCTGCGCTTCCTCACCGAATTCCGCGGCGGCTCCCCGCCCTCGCTCAACGATCTGGGCGACCTGAAGGCGGCGGATTTCCGCGCCTGGATGTCCAGGCTGGCGATGGACGGGCTGGTCGGGGCCAGCCGGGCGCGCAAGCTGGCGGCGGTGCGCAACCTGTTCCGCTGGCTGGACCGCAGCGGTCGGCTGCACAACCCCGCCGTCGCAACGCTGGCGACCCCGAAGGTCAAGCGCCCCGCCCCGCGCCCGCTGACCGTGATCGACGCCGACCGCCTGCTGGAGGAGGCCGAACGCGACCGCGAGGAGCCCTGGATCGGCAAGCGCGACCGTGCCCTGTTCACCCTGCTCTACGGCTGCGGTCTGCGCATCTCCGAAGCCCTGGGACTGGCGCGCAAGGACGCGCCGCTGGGCGACACGCTGCGCGTCACCGGCAAGGGCCGCAAGGACCGCATGATCCCGGTTCTGCCGGCGGTGACGGAGGCCGTGCGCGCCTATCTCGACAGTTGCCCCTTCACCCTGGTCCCCGACGGCCCGCTGTTCGTCGGCACCCGCGGCGGCCGGCTGAATGCCAGCGTCGCCCAACACCAAATGCAGAAGCTGCGTACCCTGATGGGGATGCCCGACAGCGCCACCCCGCACGCCCTGCGGCATAGTTTCGCAACCCACCTGTTGGCGGATGGCGGCGACCTGCGCGCCATCCAGGACCTGCTCGGCCACGCGTCGCTGTCCACGACCCAGCGTTATACGGATGTGGAGAACGAGCAGTTGATGAACGTCTACCGCAACGCCCATCCACGGGCGCGCAAGGGCTGA
- a CDS encoding entericidin A/B family lipoprotein, translating to MTTVKKFALFAILGALLGTTLAACNTVEGAGQDVQAGGRAIERGADNVQKKM from the coding sequence ATGACCACCGTCAAGAAGTTCGCCCTGTTCGCCATCCTCGGCGCGCTGCTGGGCACCACGCTCGCCGCCTGCAACACCGTCGAGGGCGCCGGTCAGGACGTACAGGCCGGCGGCCGCGCCATCGAGCGTGGCGCCGACAACGTCCAGAAGAAGATGTGA
- a CDS encoding sensor histidine kinase — protein sequence MPRSTVASSLSAKLLLLTILFVLLAEVLIYTPSIARFRMSYLEERLAAAHIAALSVEAAPDLMVTKELQAKLLAYTGTHVIDLIQPGARIYMLSRPMPPRADAVYDLRTTGMGMQIVDAGHALRLALEGAFGPPRNRVIRVIDRSPNDPAQRVEVTMDERPLIDAMVEFSRRILAVSVAISLIAAILVYLTLHALLVRPMRRLTAEVVAFRRDPDGAPPLVPGRRRDEIGVAERELAAMQDTVRAALRQRERLATLGTAVAKINHDLRGILSTASLLSERLTESADPEVRRVTPRLVASLDRAVELCGQTLSFTRDGVLPLSPAPVDLQRVAEEAGAEVLATVHPDGGRVEAEWINDIPAGTLAPVDTAQIGRALVNLGRNAVQAGAGRVRIAARTEPAGMLTLTVADDGPGLAPRARENLFQPFAGSARAGGIGLGLAIAREVLRAHGGELRLVRSDATGTVFALDIPQGNTETDPVDAARHKSFVSH from the coding sequence ATGCCCCGTTCCACCGTCGCGTCCAGCCTGTCGGCCAAGCTGCTGCTGCTCACCATCCTGTTCGTGCTCCTGGCGGAGGTGCTGATCTACACCCCCTCCATCGCGCGGTTCCGCATGAGCTATCTGGAGGAGCGGCTGGCCGCCGCCCACATCGCGGCCCTGTCGGTGGAGGCCGCCCCGGACCTGATGGTGACGAAGGAGCTTCAGGCCAAGCTGCTGGCCTACACCGGCACCCATGTCATCGACCTGATCCAGCCGGGCGCGCGGATCTACATGCTGTCGCGGCCGATGCCGCCACGGGCCGATGCCGTGTACGACCTGCGCACGACCGGCATGGGGATGCAGATCGTCGATGCCGGGCACGCCCTGCGCCTTGCCCTGGAAGGCGCCTTCGGCCCGCCGCGCAACCGGGTGATCCGGGTGATCGACCGCTCGCCCAACGACCCCGCCCAGCGTGTCGAGGTGACGATGGACGAACGGCCGCTGATCGACGCGATGGTGGAGTTCTCCCGCCGCATCCTGGCGGTTTCGGTCGCCATCTCGCTGATCGCGGCGATCCTGGTCTATCTCACGCTCCATGCCCTGCTGGTTCGGCCGATGCGGCGGCTGACCGCTGAGGTCGTCGCCTTCCGCCGCGACCCCGACGGCGCCCCGCCGCTGGTGCCGGGGCGCCGCCGCGACGAGATCGGGGTGGCGGAGCGCGAGCTTGCCGCCATGCAGGACACGGTGCGCGCCGCCCTGCGCCAGCGCGAACGGCTGGCAACGCTGGGCACCGCGGTGGCGAAGATCAATCACGACCTGCGCGGCATCCTGTCCACCGCCTCCCTCCTGTCGGAACGGCTGACGGAGAGCGCCGACCCGGAGGTGCGGCGGGTGACGCCGCGGCTGGTCGCCTCGCTGGACCGGGCGGTGGAGCTGTGCGGCCAGACGCTGTCCTTCACGCGCGACGGCGTCCTGCCGCTGTCCCCCGCGCCGGTCGACCTGCAGCGTGTGGCGGAGGAGGCCGGCGCGGAGGTGCTCGCCACCGTCCATCCCGACGGCGGACGGGTCGAGGCGGAGTGGATCAACGACATCCCCGCCGGCACGCTGGCGCCGGTGGATACGGCACAGATCGGCCGCGCGCTCGTCAATCTCGGCCGCAATGCGGTGCAGGCCGGCGCCGGCCGGGTGCGGATCGCGGCCCGGACGGAGCCGGCCGGCATGCTGACCCTGACGGTCGCCGACGATGGTCCGGGCCTTGCCCCGCGGGCGCGGGAAAATCTGTTCCAGCCCTTCGCCGGATCGGCACGGGCCGGCGGCATCGGCCTGGGCCTCGCCATCGCACGGGAGGTGCTGCGCGCCCATGGCGGGGAGTTGCGGCTGGTGCGCAGCGATGCCACCGGAACGGTCTTCGCGCTTGACATACCGCAAGGCAACACGGAAACCGATCCGGTAGATGCTGCACGGCACAAGTCGTTTGTGTCGCATTGA
- the rfaE1 gene encoding D-glycero-beta-D-manno-heptose-7-phosphate kinase, with product MSDLARHIDTLSRANVLCLGDVMLDRFVYGSVDRVSPEAPIPVLRIQHELLKLGGAGNVAANLVALDSKCRFISVVGDDAVGNQLRGILNSEQIGDDTVVVEPGRQTTAKTRFIAGQQQLLRADRETVAAIAVADEVLAQVRRELTGVQAVILSDYGKGVLTDDLVMAVIAAARQAGRTVVVDPKGRDYRRYRGADIVTPNRKELMEATGLPARTDEEVIAAARHLIATCGIGAVVATRSEQGMSVVTAADAVHLPAEAREVFDVSGAGDTVVATLTAALSVGIDLVDSARLANLAAGIVVGKVGTAVVRSAELLAGLHEQEWRHGEEKVANRDTAAERAERWRLRGKRVGFTNGCFDLLHPGHISLLKQARAACDVLVVGLNSDDSVKRLKGESRPVQNETARATVLASLGCVDLVVVFGEDTPETLIRALRPDVLVKGADYTIATVVGADFVQSYGGKVVLAELVQGQSTTNTIKRMKS from the coding sequence ATGAGCGACCTTGCCCGTCATATCGACACCCTTTCGCGCGCCAACGTTTTGTGTCTTGGCGACGTGATGCTTGACCGTTTCGTCTATGGTTCGGTGGACCGGGTGTCGCCGGAGGCGCCGATCCCGGTCCTGCGCATCCAGCATGAGTTGTTGAAGCTCGGCGGGGCGGGAAATGTTGCCGCCAATCTCGTGGCGCTGGATTCCAAATGCCGCTTCATCTCGGTGGTTGGCGACGATGCGGTCGGCAACCAGTTGCGGGGAATCCTCAACAGCGAACAGATCGGAGACGATACGGTGGTGGTGGAGCCTGGCCGGCAAACCACCGCGAAGACCCGTTTCATCGCCGGACAACAGCAACTGCTTCGTGCGGATCGGGAAACTGTAGCCGCCATAGCGGTGGCGGACGAGGTTCTGGCGCAGGTGCGTCGCGAGCTGACCGGCGTGCAGGCTGTCATCCTGTCCGATTACGGCAAGGGTGTGCTGACCGACGATCTGGTGATGGCGGTGATCGCCGCCGCAAGGCAGGCCGGACGCACGGTGGTGGTCGATCCGAAGGGCCGCGACTACCGCCGCTATCGGGGCGCCGACATCGTGACGCCCAACCGCAAGGAGCTGATGGAGGCCACCGGCCTGCCGGCGCGGACGGACGAGGAGGTGATCGCCGCCGCCCGCCACCTGATCGCCACCTGCGGCATCGGCGCCGTCGTCGCCACCCGCAGCGAGCAGGGCATGTCGGTGGTGACGGCCGCGGACGCCGTGCATCTGCCGGCCGAGGCGCGCGAGGTGTTCGACGTGTCGGGCGCCGGCGACACGGTGGTGGCGACGCTGACCGCCGCGCTGTCGGTCGGGATCGATCTGGTCGATTCGGCCCGGCTGGCCAATCTGGCGGCCGGCATCGTGGTGGGCAAGGTCGGCACTGCGGTCGTCCGCTCCGCCGAACTGCTGGCCGGCCTGCATGAACAGGAGTGGCGCCATGGCGAGGAGAAGGTGGCGAACCGCGACACCGCGGCGGAGCGGGCCGAGCGCTGGCGGCTGCGCGGCAAGCGGGTGGGCTTCACCAATGGCTGCTTCGACCTGCTGCACCCCGGCCACATCTCGCTGCTGAAACAGGCGCGGGCGGCCTGCGACGTGCTGGTGGTCGGGCTGAACAGCGACGACTCGGTGAAGCGGCTGAAGGGCGAAAGCCGGCCGGTGCAGAACGAGACGGCGCGCGCCACGGTGCTGGCGTCGCTCGGCTGCGTCGATCTGGTGGTGGTCTTCGGCGAGGACACGCCGGAAACACTGATCCGCGCGCTGCGCCCGGACGTTCTGGTCAAGGGCGCCGACTATACCATCGCCACGGTGGTCGGAGCGGATTTCGTGCAGAGCTACGGTGGCAAAGTCGTGCTGGCCGAGCTTGTCCAGGGACAGAGCACGACCAACACCATCAAGCGCATGAAGAGTTGA